The proteins below come from a single Drosophila busckii strain San Diego stock center, stock number 13000-0081.31 chromosome X, ASM1175060v1, whole genome shotgun sequence genomic window:
- the LOC108606331 gene encoding uncharacterized protein LOC108606331, giving the protein MPQLKVLKDDQAPLQQQQLLPSAFAPQCETQLEKDIKDLDTILQILLKQPYSMSMDEQLIDEQDTEQQQQQMLDEKSTLHGRKVLNVLLKRLWRRRRAEALILNCLLKKYKEKSRYLLDNLYLHNRWIWRQQQRADRLALKLSKAQIVATQAKLFNETMERQRRKELDALTQDLNNNAEALLLSRREMFREFAKFRELAKQLADLQRENTCNEIYIEELKEQLLLAERSFPAEHIEQLLHDIREIKQLAYRVIIEQAKNYDQSIYELELKYTQLLEKHQRSQLSIIKRKLNALGNLLCCLFGGRFLRIQWPDFRFLLCKLVGSFLNYMCGNSVKIKTLIVSLPLALVLIGSIYFEGKL; this is encoded by the exons ATGCCACAGCTTAAAGTCTTAAAGGACGACCAAGCTcctctgcagcagcagcagctattgcCGTCTGCATTTGCTCCACAATGCGAGACACAACTCGAGAAGGACATTAAAGATCTAGACACTATACTCCAAATATTGCTGAAGCAACCTTACTCAATGTCCATGGATGAGCAGCTGATAGATGAGCAAgacacagagcagcagcagcagcagatgcttGATGAGAAGAGCACGCTGCATGGTAGAAAAGTTTTGAATGTCCTGCTCAAACGACTTTGGCGTCGTCGACGCGCCGAAGCGCTCATACTGAATTGTCTCCTGAAGAAATATAAGGAGAAG TCACGCTACTTACTGGATAATCTCTATTTGCACAATCGATGGATTTGGCGTCAGCAGCAACGTGCCGATCGTCTAGCCCTGAAGCTGAGCAAAGCGCAGATTGTGGCAACTCAAGCTAAGCTATTCAATGAGACTATGGAACGCCAGCGTCGCAAGGAGCTGGACGCCCTCACGCAGGACTTGAATAACAATGCCGAGGCCTTGCTGCTGTCGCGACGTGAAATGTTTCGTGAATTCGCCAAGTTTCGTGAGCTGGCCAAGCAGTTGGCCGATCTGCAGCGAGAAAATACTTGCAATGAAATCTACATAGAGGAGCTGAAGGAACAA ttgctgcttgctgagcGAAGTTTTCCGGCTGAGCacattgagcagctgctgcatgatATCAGGGAAATCAAGCAGTTGGCCTATAGGGTGATAATTGAGCAGGCCAAGAACTACGATCAGTCAATTTATGAATTAGAGCT AAAATATACACAGCTTTTGGAAAAGCACCAGCGATCCCAGCTGAGCATAATAAAGCGTAAGCTGAACGCTTTAGGGAATCTACTCTGTTGTTTATTTGGTGGTCGATTCCTGCGCATACAGTGGCCCGACTTtcgatttttattatgcaaacttGTTGGCAGTTTTCTGAACTATATGTGCGGGAATTCAgtcaaaattaaaactttaattgtgAGCTTGCCACTGGCATTGGTTCTTATTGGATCCATATACTTTGAAGGCAAACTGTGA
- the LOC108606330 gene encoding 1-phosphatidylinositol 4,5-bisphosphate phosphodiesterase isoform X1: protein MTKKYEFDWIIPVPPELTTGCVFDRWFENEKETKENDFERDALFKVDEYGFFLYWKSEGRDGDVIELCQVSDIRAGGTPRDPKILDKVTKKNGTNIPELDKRSLTICSNTDYINITYHHVICPDAATAKSWQKNLRLITHNNRATNVCPRTNLMKHWMRLSYCVEKSGKIPVKTLAKTFASGKTEKLVYTCIKDAGLPDDKNGTMTKEQFTFDKFYALYHKVCPRNDIEELFTSITKGKQDYISLDQFVQFMNEKQRDPRMNEILFPLYEEKRCTEIINDYELDEEKKKAVSLSLDGFKRYLMSDENAPVFLDRLDFYMEMDQPLAHYYINSSHNTYLSGRQIGGKSSVEMYRQTLLAGCRCVELDCWNGKGEDEEPIVTHGHAYCTEILFKDCIQAIADCAFVSSEYPVILSFENHCNRAQQYKLAKYCDDFFGDLLLKEPLGDHPLDPGLPLPPPCKLKRKILIKNKRMKPEVEKVELELWLKGELKTDDDPEEDASAGKPPEAAAAAAAPVPEVAEAAAAAEGGGGAEAEAAAANYSGSTTNVHPWLSSMVNYAQPIKFQGFDKAIEKNIAHNMSSFAESAGMNYLKQSSIDFVNYNKRQMSRIYPKGTRADSSNYMPQVFWNAGCQMVSLNFQTSDLPMQLNQGKFEYNGGCGYLLKPDFMRRADKDFDPFADAPVDGVIAAMCSVKVIAGQFLSDKKVGTYVEVDMFGLPSDTVKKEFRTRLVPNNGLNPVYNEDPFVFRKVVLPDLAVLRFGVYEESGKMIGQRILPLDGLQPGYRHVSLRTEANFPMSLPMLFVNIELKIYVPDGFEDFMAMLSDPRGFAGAAKQQNEQMKALGIEEQSGGAARDAGKAKEEEKKEPPLVFEPVTLESLRHEKGFQKVGKKQLKELDTLRKKHGKERTSVQKTQNAAIDKLIKGRSKDDIRNDASVKNAINEQTKQWTDMILRHRHEEWDLLRMHVQDSQDNMKALMLTVQAAQIKQLEERHARDLKELNAKQAKQSADTAKEVQNDKTLKTKNEKDRRLREKRQNNVKRFMEEKKQIGVKQGRAMEKLKLAHAKQVEEFATDVQKLMDMYKIEEEAYKSQGKTEFYA, encoded by the exons ATGACTAAGAAGTACGAGTTTGACTGGATAATTCCGGTGCCACCGGAACTAACCACTGGCTGTGTATTTGATCGTTGGTTCGAGAACGAAAAGGAGACAAAGGAGAATGACTTTGAACGCGATGCGCTGTTCAAGGTCGATGAGTATGGTTTCTTTCTCTATTGGAAAAGCGAGGGCAGG GATGGCGACGTCATTGAGTTGTGCCAAGTGAGCGATATTCGTGCTGGAGGCACTCCAAGG GATCCGAAAATACTTGATAAAGTAACCAAAAAGAATGGTACTAACATTCCGGAACTGGATAAGCGCTCGCTCACCATTTGCTCCAATACGGACTATATCAACATCACATATCATCATGTTATTTGCCCCGATGCAGCCACCGCCAAG AGCTGGCAAAAGAACTTGCGACTTATAACGCATAATAATCGAGCCACTAATGTTTGTCCACGCACCAATCTAATGAAACA TTGGATGCGTTTGAGCTACTGCGTGGAGAAAAGCGGCAAGATACCGGTCAAGACATTggccaaaacatttgcatctGGCAAGACTGAGAAGCTGGTCTACACTTGCATTAAGGATGCCGGCTTGCCAGACGATAAGAATGGCACCATGACCAAGGAGCAGTTTACATTCGACAAGTTCTATGCTCTTTATCATAAGGTCTGCCCACGCAACGACATCGAGGAGCTGTTCACCTCCAT CACCAAGGGTAAACAGGACTACATTAGCTTGGATCAATTTGTGCAGTTTATGAACGAAAAACAACGCGATCCGCGCATGAATGAAATTCTTTTCCCGCTCTATGAAGAGAAACGCTGCACTGAAATTATCAACGACTATGAGCTGGATGAGGAGAAGAAGAAAGCTG TGTCTTTGTCTTTGGATGGCTTCAAGCGCTATCTAATGTCCGATGAGAACGCTCCTGTATTTTTGGATCGTCTCGATTTCTACATGGAAATGGATCAGCCATTGGCTCATTACTATATCAATAGCTCGCATAATACCTATTTGTCGGGTCGTCAAATTGGTGGCAAAAGCTCCGTGGAAATGTATCGTCAAACTTTGCTCGCTGGATGTCGTTGTGTTGAGCTTGATTGCTGGAATGGCAAGGGTGAGGATGAGGAGCCAATTGTTACTCATGGTCACGCCTACTGCACTGAAATTCTATTTAAA gaTTGCATACAAGCTATAGCTGATTGTGCTTTTGTATCGTCAGAGTATCCGGTTATTCTATCCTTTGAGAATCATTGCAATCGTGCCCAGCAGTATAAGTTGGCCAAGTACTGCGATGACTTCTTTGGCGATCTGTTGCTTAAGGAGCCATTGGGAGATCATCCT TTGGATCCGGGCTTGCCCTTACCACCACCCTGCAAGCTAAAGCGTAAGATTCTCATTAAAAACAAGCGCATGAAGCCGGAGGTAGAGAAAGTAGAACTTGAGCTCTGGCTCAAGGGCGAGCTTAAGACCGATGATGATCCCGAGGAGGATGCCAGCGCTGGCAAACCAccggaagctgctgctgccgcagctgcacCCGTTCCAGAGGTTGCCGaggcagccgccgccgcagaGGGTGGAGGCGGTGCCGAAGCAGAGGCTGCCGCTGCCAACTACAGTGGCTCCACTACCAATGTACACCCATGGCTCTCGTCAATGGTCAATTATGCTCAGCCCATTAAATTCCAGGGCTTTGATAAGGCAATTG AGAAGAACATTGCCCACAACATGTCGTCGTTTGCAGAATCCGCTGGCATGAACTATTTGAAGCAGAGCTCAATTGACTTTGTCAATTATAACAAGCGTCAGATGTCGCGTATTTACCCGAAGGGCACTCGCGCCGATTCCTCCAATTATATGCCGCAGGTCTTTTGGAACGCCGGCTGTCAGATGGTCTCGTTGAATTTCCAAACCTCTGATTTGCCAATGCAATTGAATCAGGGTAAATTTGAGTATAATGGCGGCTGTGGCTATCTACTCAAGCCGGACTTTATGCGGCGTGCCGACAAGGACTTTGATCCCTTTGCCGACGCTCCCGTCGATGGTGTAATTGCTGCAATGTGCTCGGTCAAGGTTATTGCCGGACAGTTCTTGTCGGACAAGAAGGTTGGCACCTATGTGGAAGTGGATATGTTTGGCTTGCCCTCGGACACGGTTAAGAAGGAGTTCCGTACTCGTCTCGTGCCCAACAATGGACTCAATCCGGTTTACAACGAGGATCCTTTCGTCTTCCGCAAGGTGGTGTTGCCCGATTTGGCGGTGTTGCGCTTTGGCGTCTATGAGGAAAGCGGCAAGATGATTGGGCAACGCATATTGCCGTTGGATGGACTACAGCCTGGCTATCGTCACGTTTCGCTGCGTACTGAGGCAAATTTCCCGATGTCGTTGCCAATGCTGTTTGTCAACATTGAATTAAAGATCTATGTACCTGACGGCTTTGAGGATTTTATGGCGATGCTGTCCGACCCTCGTGGTTTTGCTGGTgctgcaaagcaacaaaatgaacaaATGAAAGCTTTGGGCATCGAAGAGCAAAGCGGTGGCGCTGCGAGGGACGCTGGCAAGGCCAAGGAGGAGGAGAAAAAGGAGCCACCACTGGTGTTTGAGCCCGTTACCTTGGAGTCGCTTCGCCACGAGAAGGGATTCCAAAAGGTGGGCAAGAAGCAGCTCAAGGAGCTCGACACCCTGCGCAAGAAGCACGGCAAGGAGCGCACCTCAGTCCAGAAGACCCAAAATGCGGCGATCGATAAGCTGATCAAGGGAAGAAGCAAGGATGATATTCGCAACGATGCTAGTGTCAAGAATGCAATCAATGAGCAGACAAAGCAGTGGACCGATATGATTCTTCGACATCGCCATGAGGAATGGGATCTGCTGCGAATGCATGTGCAGGATTCGCAGGATAACATGAAGGCGCTCATGTTGACCGTGCAAGCGGCCCAGATCAAGCAGTTGGAGGAGCGTCATGCTAG GGATCTTAAGGAGCTAAATGCTAAGCAGGCCAAGCAGTCGGCCGATACCGCCAAAGAGGTGCAGAACGATAAAACtttgaaaactaaaaatgaaaaggATCGTCGTCTACGCGAGAAGCGTCAGAACAATGTCAAGCGCTTCATGGAGGAGAAAAag CAAATTGGTGTTAAGCAGGGACGTGCTATGGAGAAATTGAAGTTGGCTCATGCTAAGCAAGTTGAAGAATTTGCTACCGATGTGCAAAAG CTAATGGACATGTACAAAATCGAGGAGGAGGCCTATAAGTCCCAAGGAAAAACGGAGTTTTATGCTTAA
- the LOC108606330 gene encoding 1-phosphatidylinositol 4,5-bisphosphate phosphodiesterase isoform X2: MTKKYEFDWIIPVPPELTTGCVFDRWFENEKETKENDFERDALFKVDEYGFFLYWKSEGRDGDVIELCQVSDIRAGGTPRDPKILDKVTKKNGTNIPELDKRSLTICSNTDYINITYHHVICPDAATAKIWLDGIRKITHNVKANNICPMMCLRKHWMRLSYCVEKSGKIPVKTLAKTFASGKTEKLVYTCIKDAGLPDDKNGTMTKEQFTFDKFYALYHKVCPRNDIEELFTSITKGKQDYISLDQFVQFMNEKQRDPRMNEILFPLYEEKRCTEIINDYELDEEKKKAVSLSLDGFKRYLMSDENAPVFLDRLDFYMEMDQPLAHYYINSSHNTYLSGRQIGGKSSVEMYRQTLLAGCRCVELDCWNGKGEDEEPIVTHGHAYCTEILFKDCIQAIADCAFVSSEYPVILSFENHCNRAQQYKLAKYCDDFFGDLLLKEPLGDHPLDPGLPLPPPCKLKRKILIKNKRMKPEVEKVELELWLKGELKTDDDPEEDASAGKPPEAAAAAAAPVPEVAEAAAAAEGGGGAEAEAAAANYSGSTTNVHPWLSSMVNYAQPIKFQGFDKAIEKNIAHNMSSFAESAGMNYLKQSSIDFVNYNKRQMSRIYPKGTRADSSNYMPQVFWNAGCQMVSLNFQTSDLPMQLNQGKFEYNGGCGYLLKPDFMRRADKDFDPFADAPVDGVIAAMCSVKVIAGQFLSDKKVGTYVEVDMFGLPSDTVKKEFRTRLVPNNGLNPVYNEDPFVFRKVVLPDLAVLRFGVYEESGKMIGQRILPLDGLQPGYRHVSLRTEANFPMSLPMLFVNIELKIYVPDGFEDFMAMLSDPRGFAGAAKQQNEQMKALGIEEQSGGAARDAGKAKEEEKKEPPLVFEPVTLESLRHEKGFQKVGKKQLKELDTLRKKHGKERTSVQKTQNAAIDKLIKGRSKDDIRNDASVKNAINEQTKQWTDMILRHRHEEWDLLRMHVQDSQDNMKALMLTVQAAQIKQLEERHARDLKELNAKQAKQSADTAKEVQNDKTLKTKNEKDRRLREKRQNNVKRFMEEKKQIGVKQGRAMEKLKLAHAKQVEEFATDVQKLMDMYKIEEEAYKSQGKTEFYA, encoded by the exons ATGACTAAGAAGTACGAGTTTGACTGGATAATTCCGGTGCCACCGGAACTAACCACTGGCTGTGTATTTGATCGTTGGTTCGAGAACGAAAAGGAGACAAAGGAGAATGACTTTGAACGCGATGCGCTGTTCAAGGTCGATGAGTATGGTTTCTTTCTCTATTGGAAAAGCGAGGGCAGG GATGGCGACGTCATTGAGTTGTGCCAAGTGAGCGATATTCGTGCTGGAGGCACTCCAAGG GATCCGAAAATACTTGATAAAGTAACCAAAAAGAATGGTACTAACATTCCGGAACTGGATAAGCGCTCGCTCACCATTTGCTCCAATACGGACTATATCAACATCACATATCATCATGTTATTTGCCCCGATGCAGCCACCGCCAAG ATCTGGCTAGATGGCATTCGCAAGATAACTCACAATGTAAaggcaaataatatttgcccCATGATGTGTCTCCGAAAACA TTGGATGCGTTTGAGCTACTGCGTGGAGAAAAGCGGCAAGATACCGGTCAAGACATTggccaaaacatttgcatctGGCAAGACTGAGAAGCTGGTCTACACTTGCATTAAGGATGCCGGCTTGCCAGACGATAAGAATGGCACCATGACCAAGGAGCAGTTTACATTCGACAAGTTCTATGCTCTTTATCATAAGGTCTGCCCACGCAACGACATCGAGGAGCTGTTCACCTCCAT CACCAAGGGTAAACAGGACTACATTAGCTTGGATCAATTTGTGCAGTTTATGAACGAAAAACAACGCGATCCGCGCATGAATGAAATTCTTTTCCCGCTCTATGAAGAGAAACGCTGCACTGAAATTATCAACGACTATGAGCTGGATGAGGAGAAGAAGAAAGCTG TGTCTTTGTCTTTGGATGGCTTCAAGCGCTATCTAATGTCCGATGAGAACGCTCCTGTATTTTTGGATCGTCTCGATTTCTACATGGAAATGGATCAGCCATTGGCTCATTACTATATCAATAGCTCGCATAATACCTATTTGTCGGGTCGTCAAATTGGTGGCAAAAGCTCCGTGGAAATGTATCGTCAAACTTTGCTCGCTGGATGTCGTTGTGTTGAGCTTGATTGCTGGAATGGCAAGGGTGAGGATGAGGAGCCAATTGTTACTCATGGTCACGCCTACTGCACTGAAATTCTATTTAAA gaTTGCATACAAGCTATAGCTGATTGTGCTTTTGTATCGTCAGAGTATCCGGTTATTCTATCCTTTGAGAATCATTGCAATCGTGCCCAGCAGTATAAGTTGGCCAAGTACTGCGATGACTTCTTTGGCGATCTGTTGCTTAAGGAGCCATTGGGAGATCATCCT TTGGATCCGGGCTTGCCCTTACCACCACCCTGCAAGCTAAAGCGTAAGATTCTCATTAAAAACAAGCGCATGAAGCCGGAGGTAGAGAAAGTAGAACTTGAGCTCTGGCTCAAGGGCGAGCTTAAGACCGATGATGATCCCGAGGAGGATGCCAGCGCTGGCAAACCAccggaagctgctgctgccgcagctgcacCCGTTCCAGAGGTTGCCGaggcagccgccgccgcagaGGGTGGAGGCGGTGCCGAAGCAGAGGCTGCCGCTGCCAACTACAGTGGCTCCACTACCAATGTACACCCATGGCTCTCGTCAATGGTCAATTATGCTCAGCCCATTAAATTCCAGGGCTTTGATAAGGCAATTG AGAAGAACATTGCCCACAACATGTCGTCGTTTGCAGAATCCGCTGGCATGAACTATTTGAAGCAGAGCTCAATTGACTTTGTCAATTATAACAAGCGTCAGATGTCGCGTATTTACCCGAAGGGCACTCGCGCCGATTCCTCCAATTATATGCCGCAGGTCTTTTGGAACGCCGGCTGTCAGATGGTCTCGTTGAATTTCCAAACCTCTGATTTGCCAATGCAATTGAATCAGGGTAAATTTGAGTATAATGGCGGCTGTGGCTATCTACTCAAGCCGGACTTTATGCGGCGTGCCGACAAGGACTTTGATCCCTTTGCCGACGCTCCCGTCGATGGTGTAATTGCTGCAATGTGCTCGGTCAAGGTTATTGCCGGACAGTTCTTGTCGGACAAGAAGGTTGGCACCTATGTGGAAGTGGATATGTTTGGCTTGCCCTCGGACACGGTTAAGAAGGAGTTCCGTACTCGTCTCGTGCCCAACAATGGACTCAATCCGGTTTACAACGAGGATCCTTTCGTCTTCCGCAAGGTGGTGTTGCCCGATTTGGCGGTGTTGCGCTTTGGCGTCTATGAGGAAAGCGGCAAGATGATTGGGCAACGCATATTGCCGTTGGATGGACTACAGCCTGGCTATCGTCACGTTTCGCTGCGTACTGAGGCAAATTTCCCGATGTCGTTGCCAATGCTGTTTGTCAACATTGAATTAAAGATCTATGTACCTGACGGCTTTGAGGATTTTATGGCGATGCTGTCCGACCCTCGTGGTTTTGCTGGTgctgcaaagcaacaaaatgaacaaATGAAAGCTTTGGGCATCGAAGAGCAAAGCGGTGGCGCTGCGAGGGACGCTGGCAAGGCCAAGGAGGAGGAGAAAAAGGAGCCACCACTGGTGTTTGAGCCCGTTACCTTGGAGTCGCTTCGCCACGAGAAGGGATTCCAAAAGGTGGGCAAGAAGCAGCTCAAGGAGCTCGACACCCTGCGCAAGAAGCACGGCAAGGAGCGCACCTCAGTCCAGAAGACCCAAAATGCGGCGATCGATAAGCTGATCAAGGGAAGAAGCAAGGATGATATTCGCAACGATGCTAGTGTCAAGAATGCAATCAATGAGCAGACAAAGCAGTGGACCGATATGATTCTTCGACATCGCCATGAGGAATGGGATCTGCTGCGAATGCATGTGCAGGATTCGCAGGATAACATGAAGGCGCTCATGTTGACCGTGCAAGCGGCCCAGATCAAGCAGTTGGAGGAGCGTCATGCTAG GGATCTTAAGGAGCTAAATGCTAAGCAGGCCAAGCAGTCGGCCGATACCGCCAAAGAGGTGCAGAACGATAAAACtttgaaaactaaaaatgaaaaggATCGTCGTCTACGCGAGAAGCGTCAGAACAATGTCAAGCGCTTCATGGAGGAGAAAAag CAAATTGGTGTTAAGCAGGGACGTGCTATGGAGAAATTGAAGTTGGCTCATGCTAAGCAAGTTGAAGAATTTGCTACCGATGTGCAAAAG CTAATGGACATGTACAAAATCGAGGAGGAGGCCTATAAGTCCCAAGGAAAAACGGAGTTTTATGCTTAA
- the LOC108605979 gene encoding uncharacterized protein LOC108605979, which produces MSSEQEQQSRQLTTRRHVAPMPPDNVIRQSIAASLTQILVNMTDAETQRQCQEILEVSDLAHGAHVKILAALEHIDERRKPQRPRPRRN; this is translated from the coding sequence ATGTCAAGTGAGCAAGAACAACAGTCGCGACAGCTAACGACCCGTCGCCATGTCGCACCCATGCCACCTGATAATGTCATACGGCAGTCGATTGCGGCGAGTCTAACGCAGATTTTGGTAAACATGACTGATGCCGAGACTCAGCGCCAATGTCAAGAAATTTTGGAGGTGTCGGACTTGGCACATGGAGCACATGTTAAGATCTTGGCAGCACTGGAACATATCGATGAACGCCGTAAGCCGCAACGTCCACGCCCACGTcgaaattaa
- the LOC108605978 gene encoding glutaredoxin-related protein 5, mitochondrial yields MNRISQILLRQRQGSMLAPTMRAMRWYSADAGAPAATVDKPTMDKLVRTNKVVVFMKGNPQAPRCGFSNAVVQIMRMHGVQYDAHDVLQNEALRQGVKDYSDWPTIPQVFINGEFVGGCDILLQMHQSGDLIEELKKAGIISDLLKAEEAKAKDDAKK; encoded by the exons atgAACAGAATTTCCCAAATTTTGCTACGCCAGCGCCAAGGAAGCATGTTGGCACCCACAATGCGCGCCATGCGCTGGTATAGTGCGGATGCAGGTGCTCCGGCGGCAACAGTGGACAAACCTACGATGGACAAGCTAGTACGTACCAACAAGGTGGTTGTCTTTATGAAGGGCAACCCACAGGCGCCACGCTGTGGCTTCAGCAATGCTGTTGTGCAAATAATGCGCATGCATGGCGTGCAATACGATGCACACGATGTGCTACAGAATGAGGCACTGCGACAGG GTGTTAAGGACTACTCCGACTGGCCCACTATACCGCAGGTATTTATAAATGGCGAATTCGTCGGGGGCTGTGATATCTTGCTGCAAATGCATCAAAGCGGCGATCTAATCGAAGAGCTTAAAAAAGCAGGCATAATATCCGACTTGCTAAAAGCAGAagaggcaaaagcaaaagacgACGCGAAAAAGTAa